A DNA window from Polyodon spathula isolate WHYD16114869_AA unplaced genomic scaffold, ASM1765450v1 scaffolds_2699, whole genome shotgun sequence contains the following coding sequences:
- the LOC121310858 gene encoding E3 ubiquitin/ISG15 ligase TRIM25-like produces the protein MASNLWSEDRFSCPVCLELLKDPVAIPCGHSYCMGCIKNCWDQTDHTGVYSCPQCRETFTPRPVLGRNTMLAEVVEELKKTGLNPPPAQRYAGPGDVPCDFCTGRKFKAVKSCLTCLASYCETHVKPHYEGAAFKRHKLINATGNLEQKLCAEHQRLCEVFCRTDQTCICLLCSQDKHKSHDTVSAEKERTGKQGVTGALFLAWLSLIDRRDTGGFF, from the exons ATGGCTTCAAACTTGTGGTCAGAGGATCGGTTTAGCTGTCCAGTGTGTCTGGAGCTATTGAAGGACCCAGTCGCTATTCCATGtggacacagttactgtatgggGTGTATTAAGAACTGCTGGGATCAGACTGATCATACAGGTGTCTACAGCTGCCCCCAGTGCAGAGAGACCTTTACCCCAAGGCCTGTTCTAGGCAGAAACACCATGCTGGCCGAAGTTGTGGAAGAATTAAAGAAGACAGGACtcaatcctcctcctgctcaacGTTATGCTGGACCTGGAGATGTGCCGTGTGATTTCTGCACTGGGAGAAAGTTCAaagctgtgaaatcctgtttgacgtgcctggcctcttactgtgaaacacacgtcAAGCCACACTATGAGGGGGCTGCTTTCAAGAGGCACAAGCTGATCAATGCAActggaaatctggagcagaagcTTTGTGCTGAACACCAACGATTATGTGAGGTCTTCTGTAGAACCGATCAGACGTGTATTTGCTTGTTGTGTTCACAAGATAAACACAAGAGCCACGATACAGTCTCAGCTGAGAAAGAAAGGACTGGGAAACAG GGTGTAACAGGGGCGTTGTTCCTGGCGTGGCTATCGTTGATTGACAGGAGAGACACAGGAGGTTTTTTTTGA